The Desulfovermiculus halophilus DSM 18834 genome includes the window CCGCAGGTATTCAGGACTTCAGCCGCCAGCTCGCACCAGCTGGCCTGTCCATTGTTGCACACGTGCTGCACGCCGGTCACCCCGTTGCCTATCAGCCGCAGTACATACAGGGCCAAATCCAGGCTGTAGGTCGGTGAGCCGACCTGGTCGTGGGGGACCTGCAAACAGCTGCACTGCTGTCCCTGGTCCAGGACCCAGTCCACAAAGTTCGGGCCGAATGGTCCAAACAGCCATGACGAGCGAACAATCAGCAGGTTGTCCAGACCGCAGTGCAGCAGGGCCCGCTCTCCGGCCGCAAAGCTCTGTCCGCATGCGGAGACCGGATTCGGGGTGTCCTCCGCCCTGTACGGGGTCTGCCGCCTGCCGTCGAAGACGCAGTCGGAACTGAAAGAGACCAGCCCGGCTCCCAGCTTGTGCACTGCCCTGGCCAGGGCGCAAGGCAGCTCCTTGTTCCAGAACAGGGCTGTGGACGGCTCCAGCTCAGCCTTTTGCGTATCTGTGCATCCCAAGGTATTGATCACCAGGTCCGGTTCCAGCCGGTCCAGCTCCCTGCACCAGGCCTCTACGCTCCGGCCTGGATGCTCTCCCTGCTCCTGAAGCACTTCACAGCCGGAGGCCCGCAGGCAATGGACCAGGGCCGGACCGAGCATGCCCTGCTCCTGTCCCAGGACCAGGATCCGGCCCGGCAGATCAGCTGCTTGGGCTTGCCCCTGGATATGTAGATCCGTGTCTTTCATTGGCCGCTCCGGGATAACGGCAGCACCATTGAGGCCGGACAGCCGCCGGCCGTAAACGTTCAGCCCCAGTGCCAAATCTTAAGGGCCCCGCAACTTCTGTGGTTGTGCTCCCTCTTTCGGGACTTGTCAACACACCCAATCTGAGATAGGGTACTTTTTGTTCGGGCGGTTAACTCAGTGGTTAGAGTGCCATCTTCACACGGTGGAAGTCCGGGGTTCAAATCCCTGACCGCCCACCACTGAATGCAAAATCCCTGTTCACTGAACAGGGATTTTTTTCGGCTCTTCGACACAAAAAGTGGAATTGCATATATAAGAGTTTGCCGTCTCTTCTGTGTGCCGTAAGCGGCAGGCCCTCACATTTTCTTGGTCCCGCCAAAAGGGGGAAACCAGGCACTCACATGCATGATATGCTCAGTCCATCTGAAGGCAATGTCCATCATGGGAGTGCCTGGAGGGGGCAGGGATCCCCCCTTTGGCGGGGCTTAGAAAATACCGGGCCGAAAGTGGGCACACAGAAGAGATGGCAAACTCCAAAAATCCACAGGCTACGTCGAAGAACCTTTTTTTCTATGCCCTCTCTCAAGACTCTGGAACCTGCAGCCCCTATCAATCCTTGACCATCCTGAACCGCCATGCAGCTCGTTCTTTTTCAGCCCGAAATCCCTCCAAACACAGGAAACATTGCCCGTCTGTGCGCCGCAACCCGTACCCCCCTGCACCTCATCGAGCCCTTGGGTTTCAGCCTGGAGGACAGATACCTCAAGCGGGCGGGACTGGACTACTGGCCGCATGTTGACGTCCATGTCTGGCCCGAGTGGGATACATTCCTGGCCTCCCTTTCCGCCGCAGACCACGTGCTCCTGACCAGTGCCCGGAAAGGCCGCTCCCTGTTCTCCTGCACCTTGACCGGCCGGGAGGTCCTGGTCTTCGGTCCGGAGACCACTGGGCTGCCTGGGTGGCTCTCCCAGCGCCACCCGCACCATGTCCGCATCCCCATCTGGGGCCGGGTCCGGAGCCTGAATCTGGCCAACGCGGCTGCGGTCTGCCTCTACGAGGGCTACCGACAGATCGGTTTTCCCGTCCCGGAAACAGGCCTTTAGCCTATCCCAGCTCCTCACTGCGCCGGCAGGCGGCCAGGGCGGCATCGATGAAGGCGCTGCGGGCAGCCCTGCGTTCCAGCTCCCGCATCCCGGCACTCGCGGTTCCGGCCGGGGAAGTGACCATCTCCCGCAGCTCTGTTGCCGACAGGCTGCTCTCTCTGGACATCTTCACCGATCCGTCCAGCAGGGCCTGGATCATCTCCTTGCTCTGACTGCGGTGAAACCCCAGGGCCACGCCAGCCTCGATCAGACTGTCCATAAAGTAGTAGACATAGGCCGGTCCGGTGGCCACCAGGGCGGTAAAGGCGTCAAAGTAGTCTTCGGCCAGTATTTGCACCTGCCCCAGACTGAGAAAGAGCCGCTGGATGAGCTCTTTCTGGTCTGAGGAGAGCTTTTTGTCGTCATAGCACAGGGCAAAGACTCCGGCTCCTACCATGGCCGGAGTATTGGGCATGACCCGGACCACAGGGCAGGTGTGCCCGCTCCAACCGGCCAGGGTTTCCCGTCTGATCCCTGCGGCAATGGAGATCAGGCATTGGTTCTTCTGCAGATCTGGAGCGATGGAGGTCAGCAGCTTCTGCATCTGCTGGGGCTTGACCCCCAGAAGGATGTAGTCGCTGGCCGCCACGACCTCCTGAGCCGAGTCCTTGATTTCCAGCCCGGTCTCCTGGGATATCGCGTGCAGCTGATCCTGATTGATATCATATCCGCACAGGGCCAGGGTCTCGTCCTTGCACCAGCCGTTGAGCAAGGCCCCGCCCATATTGCCGATGCCGATCAGCCCGACTCGAGTCATGAGATCATCACCTCCAGCTGACTGAAAAAATAGGATATCTCCTGCTCTGCCGTCTCGGGGGCATCTGAACCGTGCACCGAGTTCTTCTCAATATCCCGGGCGAAGCGCTTGCGGATTGTGCCCTCGGCGGCTTCCTCCGGATTTGTGGCCCCCATCACCTCCCGATAGCGGGCAATGGCGTTTTCCCCCTCCAAAACTGCGACCACCACCGGCCCGGAGCTCATATAGTCGGTCAGGCTGTCGAAAAAGGGCCTGTCCTTATGCACGGCATAGAATCCCTGGGCCTGCTTCTTGCTCATGTGCACCATCTTCATGGCCTTGACCTGCAAGCCGCCGGCTTCAATCTGGGACAGGATCTCGCCGATCAGATTCCGTTCCACTGCATCCGGCTTGATAATGGACAGTGTCTTCTCCACCATGCATCGCTCCTTCGCGTCTTGCGTCAATTCAGGTTACGAACAATTCGACTCAACGTGACCAGGTCCACATTCGAACTCTTCTCTTTGGACCACTTGGCCAAAGCTGTCAAGGTCTCGGGGTACGGATGGCCGATGGCAATGGCCTGCCCGGTTCGGACGGCCAGCCTTTCCGCCTTGCGCAGCTGGCGGACAATGGCCTCCACCTCCTGTGTGTTGTCCAGAAACACATCCCTGAAAGCCACCTGCATGCGCATATCCCGGGCTATATCCCGGACCGTGCTGCGAGGACTGGTCAGGCTGTCCATAAAAAAGAGCCGGCGGGAGGTGATCTCCCGCAGGACGATTCGCATACCCTCGGCATCTTCGGTGAACCTGGATCCCATATGGTTGTTGGCCCCCGCCGCCCCCGGGACCTGCTGCAGGTCATTGGCCACAATAGACCTGATCTGCTCCGGATCCATATGCACAAAGATGCTCCCCGGCCCCGGGTCAATCTGGGGATAGCCCTTGGGCTCCATGGGGATGTGCAGCAGATACTCCAGGCCGTTCTCCGCCGCCAGCTCAACCACCTCCTTGGTGTCCGGGCTGTACGGAAGTATTGACCAGGTCAGCTCCGAGCCCATGATCTGCAGCAGCCTGCGGGCCGTATGCACCGACTGCCCCATGTCGTCGATCACCAGGGCCAGACAAGGCCCGCTCGGCGGCTTGGAGACTGAGTCCTGGGGAGTCGATAAGGTTTGAGGTGAAGGCTCGTGAGGGGTCTGCTCCGGGTACCCGGATGATTCAGGGGCCTTGGGCGGAATCTGCTCAAAGACCCTGGCATCCTGTTTTTTCCCCGAATCCGGCCTGGAAATGTCCTGAGCAGGGGCGGAAGGTTGGTCGGGCTGGACAGACGCCACCCTGGTTTTTGGCTGCTCTTTGCTTCCCTGTTCCGGGACCAGGAGGACGCCAATCAGCCCGAGAACGGTCACCCCCAGGGCAACGGCCCAGACGGCCATCCTGGTTCCCAGCCGGGCAAGGGGCCGTGGGCCGGACTTTCGGGAGGGCTGTTTTTTTTTCCGGCTGGTTTTTTTCTTGGATGCAGAGGCCATGGATCAGCTGTTCTTGATCATTGCAGGCCCTTGATCATCGGCAGCCTCTTCACCAGCTGCAGGGCCATCTGCAATTGATTGTCCTTTTCCAGCATGCGCTCAATGCGCGTATTCTCACTCTCCGCATCCTGGTCCTGGTCCTGGTCCTGATCCTGGGCTTCGTTGTCCTCTCCGTTCTCCAGGTGTCTGGCCAGATCCCTCTCCCGGATGGTCCGAAAGACGCTTCTTTCAGCCTCTTCCTCAATGGGATTGTAGGCCAGGCTGATGTCCGGAGTAATGCCTTCCGCCTGTATGGAGCGGCCACTGGGCGTGTAGTACTTGGCGGTGGTCAGCTTGATGCCGGCGCCGTCAGGAAGGGGGATCACGGTCTGTACCGAGCCCTTGCCGAAGCTGCGCACACCGAGGATGAGCCCCCGCTTGTGATCCTGAATCGCCCCGGCCACAATTTCGGATGCCGAAGCTGTACCGGAATTGATGAGCACCACGATGGGCACCATGATATCAGACTGCTGGTCCGAGGCCTGAAAGTCCATCTTGGCCTGCCTGACCTTGCCCTGGGTATAGACGATCTTCCCCTGTCCCAGGAACATGTCGGCCACCGAAACTGCTTGATCCAGCAGACCGCCGGGATTGTTTCGCAAGTCCAAAACCACCCCTTCCAGGTCCGGCCGATGTTCCCGCAGCGCCTGGCGCAGGTCCTTGGTGGTGTTTTCATTGAAGTTGGTGATCCGGACATACAGGTACCCGGGCTCCATGCTCTCGATCTTCACGCTCTGCATGGGGATAACGTCCCGCTTCAGGGTGATCCGCTCCGGCTTGGCCTCCCCCTGGTGCAGAACCGTGAGCTCCACCTCCGACCCTTTCGGGCCCCGGATCTTGTGCACCGCGTCCATTATGCTGATGTCCTGGGTCGATTCCCCGTCAATTTCCAGAATGATATCCCCGGATTGCAGGCCGGCCCGGAAGGCCGGGGTATCTTCGACTGGGGAGACGACGGTCAACCTGCCGTTCTGGAGGGTTATTTCAATCCCCACCCCGCTGAACTCCCCGGATGTCTCGGCCTGCATGTCCTTGAACTCTTCCTGGTCCAGATATCCGGAATGGGGGTCAAGGCTCTGCAGCATCCCCTGAATGGCGCCCTGTACCAGCTCCTGACGCTGTACATCATTGACATATGTCTTCTCGATCAGGTCCATGACCTGACTGAAGCTCTTCAGCGGCTCATAGCGGTCTGTCGCTCTGGTCGTCTCCGGGGTCATGGACAAGGCCACAAGCATGAGCACAATCCCTAGGCTTCTGCTCCATCGCATATAGGTCTCCAGGTTGGACATTCAATGCAGTCCGTTCGATCAATTGCACATCACCGCGGAAGACACCGTCTTTCCCAGGACAGCCCCCCAAAAAGGGAGCCGCATTTGCTCAGGGGGCCTTCGCCAGCCACAGGCGGGGATCGACGGTGGTTTGCTTCCTGCGCAGCTCAAAATACAGCCCCGGCCCTTGCGCAGCCGGGAAATATCCGGCTTGCCCGATGACCTCGCCCTTTTCCACCTTCTGCCCGGACCGGACATTGGTTCGGGACAAAAATGCATACAGGGAATAGTAGTCCTGGCCATGATAGAGGATGACCACATGCCCGAATCCGCGCAGGGTATCGTTATAGGCCACATCACCCCAGGAAACCGCTTTTATTCCCGTTCCCTCGGCCAGGGAAAACCCGATTCCGTCCTCAAACTTCCCGTCTCCCTTTGCATACTCTTCTACCACTTTTCCCTGTGCAGGCCAAGGGAGTTCGCCCTTCAAAGAGTTGAAGGCCCGCCTGTCCATCGAGCCAAGACGAGATTTGAGCCGATCGATGGACTTTTCCAGGGCTGCCAGCTCCTCGTGGGTGGCCTGCTTCTTCCGGCGGAGATCATGCAGCCGGTTCGCAAACTCCAGACGCTGTTCAG containing:
- the proC gene encoding pyrroline-5-carboxylate reductase, translated to MTRVGLIGIGNMGGALLNGWCKDETLALCGYDINQDQLHAISQETGLEIKDSAQEVVAASDYILLGVKPQQMQKLLTSIAPDLQKNQCLISIAAGIRRETLAGWSGHTCPVVRVMPNTPAMVGAGVFALCYDDKKLSSDQKELIQRLFLSLGQVQILAEDYFDAFTALVATGPAYVYYFMDSLIEAGVALGFHRSQSKEMIQALLDGSVKMSRESSLSATELREMVTSPAGTASAGMRELERRAARSAFIDAALAACRRSEELG
- a CDS encoding S41 family peptidase codes for the protein MRWSRSLGIVLMLVALSMTPETTRATDRYEPLKSFSQVMDLIEKTYVNDVQRQELVQGAIQGMLQSLDPHSGYLDQEEFKDMQAETSGEFSGVGIEITLQNGRLTVVSPVEDTPAFRAGLQSGDIILEIDGESTQDISIMDAVHKIRGPKGSEVELTVLHQGEAKPERITLKRDVIPMQSVKIESMEPGYLYVRITNFNENTTKDLRQALREHRPDLEGVVLDLRNNPGGLLDQAVSVADMFLGQGKIVYTQGKVRQAKMDFQASDQQSDIMVPIVVLINSGTASASEIVAGAIQDHKRGLILGVRSFGKGSVQTVIPLPDGAGIKLTTAKYYTPSGRSIQAEGITPDISLAYNPIEEEAERSVFRTIRERDLARHLENGEDNEAQDQDQDQDQDAESENTRIERMLEKDNQLQMALQLVKRLPMIKGLQ
- a CDS encoding divergent polysaccharide deacetylase family protein, with the translated sequence MASASKKKTSRKKKQPSRKSGPRPLARLGTRMAVWAVALGVTVLGLIGVLLVPEQGSKEQPKTRVASVQPDQPSAPAQDISRPDSGKKQDARVFEQIPPKAPESSGYPEQTPHEPSPQTLSTPQDSVSKPPSGPCLALVIDDMGQSVHTARRLLQIMGSELTWSILPYSPDTKEVVELAAENGLEYLLHIPMEPKGYPQIDPGPGSIFVHMDPEQIRSIVANDLQQVPGAAGANNHMGSRFTEDAEGMRIVLREITSRRLFFMDSLTSPRSTVRDIARDMRMQVAFRDVFLDNTQEVEAIVRQLRKAERLAVRTGQAIAIGHPYPETLTALAKWSKEKSSNVDLVTLSRIVRNLN
- the ndk gene encoding nucleoside-diphosphate kinase, with the translated sequence MVEKTLSIIKPDAVERNLIGEILSQIEAGGLQVKAMKMVHMSKKQAQGFYAVHKDRPFFDSLTDYMSSGPVVVAVLEGENAIARYREVMGATNPEEAAEGTIRKRFARDIEKNSVHGSDAPETAEQEISYFFSQLEVMIS
- a CDS encoding tRNA (cytidine(34)-2'-O)-methyltransferase, whose product is MQLVLFQPEIPPNTGNIARLCAATRTPLHLIEPLGFSLEDRYLKRAGLDYWPHVDVHVWPEWDTFLASLSAADHVLLTSARKGRSLFSCTLTGREVLVFGPETTGLPGWLSQRHPHHVRIPIWGRVRSLNLANAAAVCLYEGYRQIGFPVPETGL
- a CDS encoding SDR family oxidoreductase; this translates as MKDTDLHIQGQAQAADLPGRILVLGQEQGMLGPALVHCLRASGCEVLQEQGEHPGRSVEAWCRELDRLEPDLVINTLGCTDTQKAELEPSTALFWNKELPCALARAVHKLGAGLVSFSSDCVFDGRRQTPYRAEDTPNPVSACGQSFAAGERALLHCGLDNLLIVRSSWLFGPFGPNFVDWVLDQGQQCSCLQVPHDQVGSPTYSLDLALYVLRLIGNGVTGVQHVCNNGQASWCELAAEVLNTCGLNCTIQAVTSGPQLSQHARPIFSVLDPKPSLALGRIKARPWPQALRDYIFTFHSRHIQF